In the genome of Bacillus sp. SM2101, the window ACCAAATAATACTTGCTGATGTGCTATCAAACCAGGGAGCCGCACACTATGTATATGCATCCCATCAATATTAGCTCCTCTAGCACCTGTTACTGCCTCATGTTCATCAGGATGCCCTTGTTGTTTTGCCTCTCTCTCCGCTGATATCAATTGTGCCGTTTTTATAGCCGTACCAGAGGGAGCATCTAATTTCCGANNNNNNNNNNNNNNNNNNNNNNNNNNNNNNNNNNNNNNNNNNNNNNNNNNNNNNNNNNNNNNNNNNNNNNNNNNNNNNNNNNNNNNNNNNNNNNNAGCTATTATCGTACCAAGATTTTTGCTTGCAGCTAATTCAGTAACTCTTGCTAAGTCTTCAGCTGAGAAACCAGTTGTTCCAACAACAGGTCTTACACCATATTGCAAAGCTATTTCTGTATGTCTTTTACCAATTTCAGGTGTCGTCAAATCTACTAACACGTCTGCTTGGTGAGCTTGTAAACAATTCTCTAAATCAGTATAAATGGGTGTATCCATATTAGGTAAACCGTCAATATCAGAGATAAGTTGCCCATCATGTTTGCGATCTACCGCTCCTACTAATGAAAATTCCTTTGTGTTATGTATTAAATGTAAGGCCTCTTTACCCATTCTTCCTCTAGGGCCTGCAAGAACAATGTTAATTTGTTCACCCATTGCTGTCATTCTCCTTTCGCTTTTAAAGTCCAGCGATTTTTATCTCTAGTTTGAAATTTTTCCATTACACGATCGTGCGAAGTTTCCAAATTTATGTCGAGGGAATTTGCTAAACAAATTAATACAAAAAGCATATCACCTAGTTCTTCTTCAATTTCCCGTTCATTCTCACTATCCTTCTTTTGCTTTTCACCGTAATAATGGTTTATTTCTCGTGCTAGTTCTCCGAGCTCTTCTGTCATTCTAGCGAGCATTGCTAATGGGCTAAAATAACCTTCCTTAAATTGATTAATATACTGATCAACATCAAGCTGGATTTCATTTAACGTTTTAGTCATTCATAACCACCTCTTTCTCATCTTACATGTTAGCCAAAAGCTACTCATTTGACAAATGTTTCGTTTTTCAATTGACCCTTTTATCCATTATTTCATCTATTGTAACTATCGACTAGTTCAAATATAATAAGAAAAGTTGGGGCACTA includes:
- a CDS encoding dihydrodipicolinate reductase C-terminal domain-containing protein, translated to RKLDAPSGTAIKTAQLISAEREAKQQGHPDEHEAVTGARGANIDGMHIHSVRLPGLIAHQQVLFGGNGQTLTIRHDSYNRESFMTGVKISIETVMKLDHLVYGLENIIA
- a CDS encoding nucleotide pyrophosphohydrolase; amino-acid sequence: MTKTLNEIQLDVDQYINQFKEGYFSPLAMLARMTEELGELAREINHYYGEKQKKDSENEREIEEELGDMLFVLICLANSLDINLETSHDRVMEKFQTRDKNRWTLKAKGE